The Planctomycetia bacterium genome includes a region encoding these proteins:
- a CDS encoding dicarboxylate/amino acid:cation symporter: protein MTSPTIDAKRRLPLHHRIMIGLVLGAVVGIAVNLAVGDEDSSAKRAVDWVIFHITGPIGALFLRLLLMLVVPLVFSSLVVGIAGIGDIRKLGRLGLKAFLYTLVISGISVVIGLTMANTIKPGKRMSEETATELREKFGAGVPAAPDKAEAAKPTAPLKKVVDTLIPSNPFFSAATELPNMLHLMFFALLMGVGITLLPHDATRSLVSVLQGLFEVISKLIDLIMLTAPYAVACLVFNNTAQFGIELLAALSWYVVAVLGGLALHMFGVYSLSVYYLSGIPPLDFFRRTRTAALTAFSTSSSNATLPTAMKVTEENLHVPPEIGNFVLTVGATANQNGTALYEGVTVLFLAQLAGVDLTLGQQLMVAYMAILGGIGTAGVPSGSIPFVVLVLSTIGVQPELVAVILGIDRFLDMCRTTLNVTGDITAATFVAKSEGYKLAGDAEKNSS from the coding sequence ATGACCTCTCCGACCATTGACGCGAAGCGCCGGCTGCCGCTGCACCATCGGATCATGATCGGCCTGGTGCTAGGCGCCGTCGTCGGCATCGCCGTCAATCTGGCGGTTGGCGACGAAGATAGTTCGGCCAAACGAGCGGTGGATTGGGTTATTTTTCATATCACCGGGCCGATCGGCGCATTGTTCCTGCGGCTCTTGTTGATGCTCGTCGTGCCGCTCGTGTTTTCCTCGCTCGTGGTCGGCATCGCCGGCATTGGAGATATACGCAAGCTTGGCCGCCTTGGCCTGAAGGCGTTTCTTTACACGCTGGTGATTTCGGGCATTTCGGTGGTGATTGGTCTCACTATGGCCAACACCATTAAGCCTGGCAAGCGGATGTCCGAGGAAACGGCCACAGAGTTGCGTGAGAAGTTCGGCGCCGGCGTCCCCGCGGCCCCGGACAAAGCCGAAGCGGCCAAGCCGACGGCGCCTTTGAAAAAGGTGGTCGACACGTTGATTCCGTCGAACCCGTTCTTTTCGGCGGCGACGGAACTGCCGAACATGTTGCATCTGATGTTCTTCGCGCTACTGATGGGCGTCGGCATTACGCTCCTGCCTCATGACGCCACGCGGTCGCTGGTTTCCGTGCTGCAAGGCCTGTTCGAGGTAATCTCGAAACTCATCGATCTGATCATGCTGACCGCACCGTACGCCGTGGCCTGCCTGGTGTTCAACAACACCGCGCAGTTCGGCATCGAGTTGCTGGCCGCGCTCTCATGGTATGTGGTTGCGGTGCTCGGCGGCTTGGCGCTGCACATGTTCGGTGTCTACTCGCTGTCGGTGTACTATTTGTCCGGCATTCCGCCGCTCGATTTCTTCCGCCGCACGCGCACCGCTGCGCTGACCGCGTTCTCCACCTCGAGCTCGAACGCGACGCTGCCGACCGCGATGAAAGTCACGGAAGAGAATCTGCACGTCCCGCCGGAAATTGGGAACTTCGTCCTCACCGTCGGTGCCACCGCGAACCAAAATGGCACGGCACTCTACGAAGGCGTGACCGTCTTATTCCTGGCGCAACTCGCGGGCGTTGACCTCACGCTTGGGCAACAATTGATGGTCGCCTACATGGCGATCCTCGGCGGCATCGGCACGGCTGGCGTCCCGAGCGGTTCGATCCCGTTCGTCGTGCTCGTCCTCTCCACCATCGGGGTGCAACCGGAACTCGTGGCGGTGATCCTGGGCATCGACCGCTTCCTGGATATGTGCCGCACCACGCTCAACGTCACCGGCGACATCACCGCAGCAACCTTCGTCGCCAAATCCGAAGGTTACAAGCTAGCCGGCGACGCGGAGAAAAACAGCTCATGA
- a CDS encoding DUF6174 domain-containing protein, translating to MIDRRRDDPDDAQGEVTQVAVRRRPRVAKLLLGAALGVMLAVIGAVVVAVAFYRDPLPALTDETLSAARARWDQAGPRSYSLEVQIFGRRPGVVQLKVRDGEPVEMTRDGRVPDQRRTWAAWTVPSQFDMLATELQGQRDPEKGYNAPAGSQVVLKADFDPRLGYPLHVRRQVLGTELNVEWRVTKFVAD from the coding sequence GTGATTGATCGACGTAGGGACGACCCGGATGATGCGCAGGGCGAGGTGACTCAGGTTGCCGTGCGGAGACGGCCGCGCGTCGCCAAACTGCTGCTCGGCGCGGCCTTGGGAGTGATGCTCGCAGTCATCGGCGCCGTGGTCGTCGCCGTCGCTTTCTATCGCGATCCCTTGCCGGCGTTGACGGATGAGACGTTGAGCGCCGCGCGCGCCCGTTGGGACCAAGCCGGACCGCGCAGTTATTCGCTGGAGGTCCAAATCTTCGGACGCCGGCCGGGCGTGGTGCAACTTAAGGTCCGCGATGGCGAACCGGTGGAGATGACGCGCGACGGTCGCGTGCCGGATCAGCGACGCACCTGGGCCGCCTGGACCGTACCGAGCCAGTTCGACATGCTGGCCACCGAACTCCAGGGCCAGCGCGATCCGGAGAAAGGCTACAACGCCCCGGCCGGGAGCCAAGTGGTGCTCAAAGCGGACTTCGACCCTAGACTCGGCTATCCGTTGCACGTGAGGCGGCAGGTGCTCGGGACGGAACTCAACGTCGAATGGCGCGTGACGAAGTTTGTGGCTGATTAG
- a CDS encoding ABC transporter ATP-binding protein yields MPLTFEHVTKFYGPVIGVNDISCQIGPGITGLLGANGAGKSTLLKLASGQLRPTLGRVRLNEHDAWSTAAKRILGFSPDINQFYEEMTGFEFVYTMARLHGYSRRIAREQTQVAIDEVGMADRSARRIAGCSHGMRQRIKLAQALVHDPEILLLDEPMTGIDPGGRREFGELLGKLAERGKTVLVSSHLLTEVEQLTNSILMIARGRILAWGTLREIRAMLDDQPFCVEVVSEQPRRWAEKLVGANEVEAVEMCGERLLVRTREPQKFFALVNRLAVDERLPIDQLTTLDGGADAVFGYLQQRSA; encoded by the coding sequence ATGCCCCTCACCTTCGAGCACGTCACCAAGTTCTATGGCCCGGTGATCGGGGTGAATGATATTAGTTGCCAGATTGGTCCTGGCATCACGGGGCTGCTGGGCGCGAATGGGGCCGGGAAGTCGACGTTGCTCAAGCTCGCGAGCGGGCAGTTGCGGCCGACGCTCGGGCGTGTCCGGCTCAACGAGCATGACGCCTGGTCGACGGCCGCCAAGCGGATCCTGGGGTTCAGCCCGGACATCAATCAGTTCTACGAGGAAATGACCGGGTTCGAGTTTGTTTATACGATGGCCCGGCTGCACGGGTACTCGCGGCGCATCGCGCGCGAGCAGACGCAGGTGGCGATCGATGAAGTCGGCATGGCGGACCGTTCGGCGCGGCGGATTGCCGGTTGCAGCCACGGGATGCGGCAACGGATCAAGCTGGCGCAGGCGCTCGTGCATGATCCGGAGATTTTGTTGCTCGACGAGCCGATGACGGGCATCGACCCCGGCGGCCGGCGGGAATTCGGCGAGTTGCTGGGGAAACTCGCCGAGCGTGGTAAGACGGTCTTGGTCAGCAGCCATTTGCTGACCGAGGTGGAACAGCTCACCAATTCGATTTTGATGATCGCCCGTGGCCGTATCCTGGCCTGGGGCACATTGCGCGAGATTCGGGCAATGCTGGACGACCAGCCGTTCTGCGTGGAAGTCGTCAGTGAGCAGCCACGCCGCTGGGCGGAAAAGCTTGTTGGCGCGAACGAAGTGGAAGCCGTGGAAATGTGCGGCGAACGGCTGCTGGTCCGTACCCGGGAGCCACAGAAGTTCTTCGCGTTGGTGAATCGACTCGCGGTCGACGAGCGATTGCCGATCGATCAATTAACTACCCTCGACGGCGGCGCGGACGCGGTCTTCGGCTACTTGCAACAGAGGTCGGCATGA
- a CDS encoding ABC transporter permease subunit: MNLLRACSALCWVSFRRLLWSSGTLMILLPLGLTIAELSILGHRYALDKNFGRAFEQFSREFVIFQFALLVIPLCALTYATTSIGGDREDRTLLFLLVRPVPRPLIVVAKIFATLPLVLGLIIGVFYVDCRLAGAAGVAAFDAYLPAVLAMSVSYVAAFHLFAVLFRHATVLALIYSIFMEFFLSNIPGMVQRFAVNFYGRSMIYDYGTSLLQVRGESRVVEPLDPRVFTGVTAETALWAMLGISATAIVLAMIVFQRKEYRDLT, from the coding sequence ATGAACTTGTTGCGCGCCTGTTCCGCGCTCTGTTGGGTTTCGTTCCGGCGACTGCTCTGGTCGTCCGGCACGTTGATGATTTTATTGCCGCTGGGTCTGACCATCGCGGAGCTCTCGATCCTGGGCCATCGCTATGCGCTCGACAAGAACTTCGGCCGCGCGTTCGAGCAGTTCAGCCGGGAATTCGTGATCTTTCAGTTTGCGCTGTTGGTGATCCCGCTCTGCGCGCTGACCTACGCGACGACTAGCATCGGCGGTGATCGCGAAGATCGCACGCTGCTCTTCCTGCTGGTGCGGCCGGTGCCGCGTCCGCTGATCGTGGTGGCCAAGATCTTTGCCACGTTACCGCTTGTATTGGGCTTGATCATCGGCGTGTTTTACGTCGATTGCCGGCTCGCTGGGGCTGCGGGCGTGGCGGCGTTTGATGCCTATTTGCCGGCGGTGCTGGCAATGTCGGTCAGCTACGTCGCCGCCTTTCATCTCTTTGCGGTGTTGTTCCGGCACGCGACGGTGCTGGCGCTGATCTATTCGATCTTCATGGAGTTTTTCCTTAGCAATATTCCCGGCATGGTGCAAAGATTTGCCGTGAACTTTTATGGCCGGTCGATGATCTATGACTACGGCACCTCGCTGCTCCAGGTCCGCGGGGAAAGCCGCGTCGTGGAACCGCTCGATCCCCGCGTGTTCACGGGAGTTACCGCGGAAACCGCGCTGTGGGCGATGCTGGGCATCAGCGCGACGGCGATTGTCTTGGCGATGATCGTGTTCCAGCGCAAGGAATACCGGGACCTGACTTGA
- a CDS encoding sugar phosphate isomerase/epimerase family protein yields MQRRSFLTQAGIAAGAALGATQVASAQTADAAPKRKNRPNPIGVSTYSFWRFNDATKLPIKQCIDLAAEMGFDAVELLHIQMESESNAYLQKIKQRAFLHGLALCGFSTHQGFVNPDENVRRVNIGHTLHCIELAYQLGIPTVRINTGRWGTIKNFDDFMANQGREPGLEGYTDDDGFGWVIGSLEKLLPKAEECGVTLGLENHWGLGRNADGVLRIINAINSPWLRATLDTGNFLEDQIPQYEQMAPHAVFVQAKTYYGGGKWYELDLDYQKVAEILRRHNYQGYISLEFEGKEDYETAIPKSLKMLREAFA; encoded by the coding sequence ATGCAACGCCGTTCCTTTCTGACGCAAGCCGGCATCGCCGCCGGGGCCGCCTTGGGCGCCACACAAGTCGCATCCGCACAGACGGCTGACGCCGCGCCGAAGAGGAAAAACCGCCCCAATCCCATCGGCGTTTCCACCTATTCTTTCTGGCGCTTTAACGACGCCACGAAGTTGCCAATCAAGCAGTGCATCGACCTGGCGGCCGAGATGGGCTTTGACGCCGTGGAGCTGCTGCACATTCAGATGGAGTCGGAAAGCAACGCCTACCTGCAGAAGATCAAGCAGCGCGCGTTCCTGCACGGGCTGGCGCTCTGCGGATTTTCGACCCACCAGGGGTTCGTCAATCCGGATGAAAACGTCCGCCGCGTGAATATCGGCCACACGCTGCATTGCATCGAACTGGCCTATCAGCTCGGCATCCCCACGGTGCGGATCAACACGGGCCGCTGGGGCACGATTAAGAACTTCGACGACTTCATGGCCAACCAGGGGCGCGAGCCTGGCCTCGAAGGCTATACCGACGACGACGGTTTCGGCTGGGTGATCGGTAGCCTGGAGAAGCTGCTGCCCAAAGCGGAGGAATGCGGAGTCACGCTCGGCCTGGAAAATCACTGGGGCCTGGGCCGCAACGCCGACGGCGTGCTGCGCATCATCAACGCGATCAACAGCCCCTGGCTCCGCGCCACGCTCGATACCGGCAACTTCCTCGAAGATCAAATCCCGCAATACGAACAAATGGCCCCGCACGCCGTCTTCGTGCAAGCCAAGACCTACTACGGCGGCGGCAAATGGTACGAATTGGACCTCGACTACCAAAAGGTCGCCGAAATCCTTCGCCGCCACAACTACCAGGGCTACATCTCGCTGGAGTTCGAAGGCAAAGAAGATTACGAGACGGCGATTCCGAAGAGTTTGAAGATGTTGCGGGAAGCGTTTGCTTGA